A region of the Pseudarthrobacter sp. MM222 genome:
AGAACAGGAATAACACGTGTCACTAAAGGAGGCTTGCACTCCCCCTACTTAGCGCTACTATGTACCAGTAGCTAGTAGCACTGAGTAGCTGGAAGAGGTGCCCGATGGGCAAGCAGATGACGGAGATGCTCAAAGGGACACTGGAGGGCATTGTTCTTGCTCTCCTGACGGGGAAGCCGGCGTACGGGTACGAAATCACGACGTTGCTCCGGGCACAGGGCTTCGCCGATATAGCTGAAGGCACGGTGTACGCGCTGCTCGTCAGGATTGAGCAGAAAGGCCTGGTCGACGTCGAGAAGCGTCCGTCCGAGAAAGGCCCTCCACGCAAGGTGTACACGCTCAATGCTCAGGGCGTGAAGGAACTGGACGATTTTTGGGACACATGGAGCTTTCTGTCCGAACGGCTTGAACAGCTCCGACACGGAGAGGCATGAACATGTTCATCACAAATATGATCGGCGAGAAGCGCCGGTGGCGGCAGTACAAGGCACGTGTGGAGCAGCTTCCCCCGGACTATCGCACCGCGGCGACCGCGCTGGAGCGGTACCTGATGTACTTCGGGTCCATCACCAAGGGCGATGTGCTGCT
Encoded here:
- a CDS encoding PadR family transcriptional regulator, with the translated sequence MGKQMTEMLKGTLEGIVLALLTGKPAYGYEITTLLRAQGFADIAEGTVYALLVRIEQKGLVDVEKRPSEKGPPRKVYTLNAQGVKELDDFWDTWSFLSERLEQLRHGEA